Genomic DNA from Selenomonas sp. oral taxon 126:
TCGATGCGCACAGTCACCATGCCGCGCACCGCCTCGTAGGATTTTTGCTTCACCGCCTGCAGGCCGGAGCGTGCGGCACGCTCGAACTCCTCGCCGCGCTCCTCGGCGTAGCAGCGGATCTCGCGCCGCATCCCCTTCATCGCACGGGCGGCTTCCTTCTCGATCCGCTCCGTATGCTTCTGCAGGGCATCTTTGTACTCCTTCTGAAGCCGCTGCATCCGCTGATGCGCAGCCTTGATCTCGTAGTCCAGCTCCTCGCTGCCCACCGCCGGCTCCTGATACTCCCGCATCTCCTTCTGAAGCTGCGCCCGCTCTGCAGCGATGCCGTCCAGCCGTCCGTCACGCAGGCGCAGCGCCTCATCCCGTGCCGAGCTGTCCGTCTTCACCTCGACGGTCTGATATTCCCTGCCGCCAAAGAGGAAGTTCCCGATCTTGCCAAAAAAACCGCGCCGATCTCTCACGCCTATCACGGGAACCTCATACCGGTCGACCGCCGGGATGGTGAAGGAGTCCTCGATGTTCATGTACCGCTGCGCCAGCTCCCGCTGCTCCTGCTTGATCTCGTCGCGCCGGCGCTCCATGCGGCGTGCGGCGATCTTGTCCATTTCCTTCCGCTGCATCTCATCCTCGAGAGCCTGCATCTCCCTGCGCTTTTCGGCAAACGCCTTCTCATCCGCCTCCAGCCTGCTGCCGACCTCCATCTCGGTCATCTGGAACGTGCGGGCGGAAAGCCCCAGTGCAGCCCCGGGAATCGACGAGACCGCCTCGCTCAGCCCCTCGAGTGCCTGCCCGCTGATCTCGTCCGCCACCATCGCGAGTTCCTCGCGCAGCTCGTCATCCATCCGCTGCAGGCGGCGGCGGTGCTCGCCCGTGATCCTGTCCTCAAGGCCGGCAGCATACTCGCGCAGATCCTCCACGTCCTCGATGAGCTCCGCCTCCGAGACGACGCGCTCCACGAATCCCGCACTGTAGCCGCTCATACGGTCATAGATGTCGCGCATGACGCTCTGGAATCGGGTCCTGAGGGGCTGCCACAGTGCCTCCCGCTCCTGCCGCAGCTCCCCGATCTTGTCCTCTATCGCGCCCTGCTGTGCGATCAGCTCATCGGGGCTGCGCTCTGCACACAGGATCTCGATGCGTGCGTCCAGCTCGCTGCACATACTCCCGAGCATGGCGCGCAGCGTGTGGACGGGCGCACTGAACGCCTCCTGCGCCTTCTCGCCCTCGACAAGGTAGCGGAAGAGACGATCCTCGAATGCGGGCAGACGCGATCCCTCCTCCAGACGGGCGCGCTCTGCTGCATCCGTCCCCGCCTGTCCCAGTCCCTCGGGATCGCGTGCGAGGAGTGCCTGATAGGAGGAAATGGGATAGATTTCAGGAAGGGGCGCGCCTGCGAACTGCTCGGCATAGCTCTCCTTCAGATGAGCGACGACGCCCTCCACGGTCTCCTTCTCGCCCGACTTGATGTCGTCGATCTTGTTCAGTACGATGAAGATCCGCCCGCACTGCGCGCGCAGGTCGCGCAGGATCTCGAAGTCCGTCTTGGAGCCTGGCTGACCTGCGCTGAACATGAAGATGGAGGCGTGTGACTCCTTGATCTGCTGGCGCGTGATGGATTCGAGGTTCTCCGTGATGCCGTTCAGCCCCGGGCTGTCGATGAGCATCACGCCATCCTCGAGGAACCTGCTCTCGAGGAAGAGATCCACGCGCTCCGTCGTCTCGGGGACGTGGTTCCGCTCCGTCCCCGTGCCGACCGTCACGTACTGCGTGAGCGTATCGACACTGAGGTCGGGCAACACCTCCGTGCTCCCATCGCGGTAGTAGACGATTCCCGGCTCCCCGTGCGGCGCTTTGGACGCGTGCCGCAGGAAGTTGACGGCGGCAGTCGTCTCGCGCGTATACGACGGCAGGATGCGCTTGTGCATGAGCGCGTTCAGGAAGGTGGACTTGCCCGCGCTGAACGCGCCGATCAGGACGATGCTGAACAGCCCCTCCTCGATGTTCTGCCCCAGTTTCTGCAGCGCGGCTGCATCCTCCGGCTTCTCCTGCACCACCATGAACTTCTGCGCGTCATCCAGCAGTGCGAGGAGCTTTTCCTTGCGCGCGCCGTGCTGTGCCAGATATTCCTCTTTCCTCATGTGAGATCCCCCTCCATCTTCCGTATCCCCTGCTGCAGCAGGGCGTCCGCCCGTGTCAGAGCCTCTAGCTCGCGCTGCAGTGCGGGTGCCTTGTCCTGCTTTGCCTGTTCCAGCTGCGCCAGCTTCTGCGCCTCCGCCTCATCGTACAGGCGGTGCGCACGATCCTGCATCTCCTCCTGCACCGCGCGGAGCTGCTTCCGCCACGCTTCCTCGAGACGCCCCAGCTCGCCCTCCGCACCGTCTGTGCCATCTGCACCGTACAGATGCGTATGCACCCAGTTGCAGATGTGCCTCCTGCACTCCGCCAGATACGCCTGCATCGCGTGCTTCTGCTGCGTCTCACGCTTGCGCCGCTCTGCCTCCAGGAGTGCCTCATCCTCGCGGATACTCTGCTCCAGGCGGCGGATCCGCGCTGCATCGGCCTCGGCATCGCCCTGATAGCTGCGGAGCTTGCGCTCGCTCTTCGCCTTGCGCGCCAGGAGGTCGTCACGGCGCGCTGCATACGTGTTCTGCTTCGCCTGCAGCGCCTTGTACCGCGCATCCCAGTCCCGCTGCGCGCTGTCGTCGCGCATGGTGCGGACCTCGGTCTTGGTCGAGAAAAAATCGAGGAATCTTCCTAACAGACTGGTTCTCTTGACAACATGCTCTTCCTGCCAGACGCGCACGGCGGGGCGGCTGCCCATGCGGCGCATCTCATCCTGTATGCTGCGCTGCGTCCTGTATGCCTCGCTCGCCGCATCCGCCCAGTGCCGCACATCTCGTTCTGCCTCCGATGCCGCCCGATTGGTCTGCGCCAGCTGACGCGCCACCTGTTCCTCCTGTGCCCGCTTCTCGGCAATGCGCGCCGTGCGCGCCTCGACATCCGTGCCGTGGTCTGCACGCATCTGTGCGAGCGCGGGCAGGTCTCCCGCCGCCACGGTCCGAACCTCGCCCGCAAGGCGTCCGATGCCGCTGTACTCCTCGATGCGCTCCACGATCATCTCGTGCAGGAGCTGCATGGAGTCCTGCAGCGTTCCCCGGATCTCCTGCTGCGTGGCATTCAGGATGCGCGCTACGGAGACGGGGACCTCCTCCTTCCTGCGCTGGATATCGTCCGGCGTACGGCAAGCATCCACACACGCCCTGACCTCCTGCTCCGCCCGCTGTCCACATCGCTCCAGGAGCGTCCCAAGTTCCTTGACCGACTCATTGACCTTGCGTGCGATGAGTCCGTCGATTGCCTCGCAGTTTTTTGCGCGCATCTCCTTCAACTTTTCCTGCAGCTGCGTCAGCCGCTCGATAGCACGATGCTCCCTGCTGAGTTCGAATACGCTGCGCGCCTCCTCGGCACGGCGTGCGATGCGCTCCAGCAGCGACCGCGCCCATCCGAGGATGGCATTTGCCGTTCCACGATACTGGATCTCCGCAAGGCGGCGTTCATTAAAGTTCTCCTCCATCAGTGCGCGGAAACTCGCAAAGTTCGACTCCTCGCGCAGCTGTGCGCGCGCCCCGTCATCCAGCTCATCCGTGCTGTCTTCATAGAGATACGTGATGCTGCGATCCTGCCCTGCAAGTTCCTTGAGCGCTGAGACGCCGCAGACACAGAACGTATGGCTCTCGCTGCCCGCAAAGACTTCTTCCCGCAGCGTCCTTTCGAGCATGGGAAGCCGCTGCTCCACGCTCTCGCCTTCGTGCGGGCGGAATGCGTCAATGAAGTTCTGTACGAAGATGAAGTTCTGCTGGCATGGCACGAGATAGCCGCGCAGGAAGGCGAGATCCTCCTTCGTCAGCCCGCGGTGCTGGAGGAGGTAGATGCAGGCGTGCGCCTCCTGAACCACACGTATGGTCTGGTCGAGATGCCCCGAGGCAACGCCGTTCAGCCCCGGCGTGTCGATCAGCATAAGAGGACGTTCTGCGTGGAGCAATGGCGTATATATATCAACAGATGCAATCTCCTGAGCTACCGCGTGTCGCTCGCTCACGGTCGTAGTATACTCCCGTAACTCATCCGTGCGGATTTCCTGCTCTGTGCCATCCTTGTGGCGAACAAGTCCCGTGCCAACGCGTGGATCATCCGATGCCACGTTGACAACCTGCGTAAGTACCGCTGTTGTTTCCTTCGAGGCATGGCTCAGAACATCCCTGCCGAGCAGAGCGTTGATAAAGGTGGACTTTCCCGAACTGAACTCACCGACCACGGCAATGCGGAACACGTCGTCCTGCATTCGTTCTTTCAGCAGTTCCAATTCTGCAGCAAATCCTTCCACCGATTGGAGCGACTCCTCTTTTTCAAGGTCTTCCAATAAGGAGAGAATTTTTGTCTGTATCGGTGTACACGCATCCATAAAATAAAACCTCCTCACAGCACATCCATCCCGAGCGCATACAGGATCTCGTTCACGGTGTCGATGTCAAAGCCCTCCTCGATGCAGTACTGCATGGCAAGGTCGTATTCGTGCGCAGGCGAGATGCTGTAGCCCGCGCTCGTGAGGAGGTCTCTCGCGTCGTCGAGGTTCAGCCGCAGGACGAAGATGAATGCGTAGACGACGCGAATTTTCGGATGATAGTTCTTGTCGGTACGGATCTTGGAGAACAGTTTGCGGTCAATCCCCGCACGCTTGTACACCTCTACATCGGTCATGCCGCTCTCGTCGATGAGGCGCAGGAGTCGCTCGGAGAAGGTTTCTTTCGGCTTGTCGAGTTTGCTCCTCAGACGCGAGAGAATCCCGTCCAGACCAGCGCGCGGACGGGGAAGAGTGACGCCGCATACGAGTGGCTCTTCATGTACACCGGGATCGCGCGCAAGGCCGTGACGTTCGCGCTCGCCCTCGAAGGGACGCGGTACGGGACGCGGCAGCTTACGCTTTGCTTCCTCAATGATGTCGGAGGAATCCTGCAAATGCGCGGCAATATAGCGGCGAATCCGTTCAAGGAGGTCGGCGGATGGAGTTTGATGCGGCGGTAACATAGGCATTCCCCTCTCAGTTTCTTTTCATAAAATTTTAACAGATATGAATCATCCACGCAAGAGATTTGTTTTCATTTATTTGCCGCAGATACAACCGTCCTGGTCATGTTTGCTCTATCGCTGCAAACGTCTCACCGGCTCACTCCGCTTGCCACCTCCCCCGCCTTGGCAGGGGAGGCTTTTCGTTCCCGTTCAGCTGCGCCTGTCCTTGCTCTGCGCGAGATGCTCGCTGATCTTCTGCGACCATGTCGGCAGAGCAACACCCGTCGCGGAAAACTCCAGGATCATCGCACCGAGCGACGCGAAGTTCTCGCGCACGCCCACCGCGTCACAGGCGAACTGGGCGGCGTTCTCGACGGGAATGCCGATGTCTCCTGCGACCCGCTCCGCGTCGATGTTCGCACCGAGGAGGATAAACTCCCAGCCCGCCTCCTTTTCCTGCCGCTCTACCAGATCCCGCAGTCGGTCAGGCGTCCAGTAGTACAGGCTCGCGTTATCCGCTCCGCCCGTGATGATGACGACCATCGTACGCGCGGGGTTCTCGGGATAATGCTTGTACACGTACCTAGCGCGGCAGACAACACCGCCGATCGCATTGATCAGCACCCTTCTACCGGGCTTGCCGTCCTCTTGTGTGATGGGCGCGGGAGCAGCTTGGCGTGCCATCTGCTCCCGCATGATACGGAGGCGCTCAAAGAAGTCCTGTTCCATGCGTACAGAGTCCGCGGTGATCGGCACACGTTCATCAACGTACAAGCAAAAATCAGCGAACTGCCAGGTAGTGACAAGGATATCCGACCTCTCCTCTCTGAGCCGTGCAATCATGCCGTTGAACCCGGCGATGATATCGGACGCAAAGTCCGCCATGGGCTCGCTGACGTCCATGAGGAATACCAGCTCCGTCTGTCCGTTTGTCTTTGCCTCTGCCATGATGTTTTCCTCCTCTATGCTGTATGACCTTTTCGATGGTTCAGAGTATAGCAGGATAGGCGGACGGCGTGGTCGCATGACAGGCGACATTTGCAGCACACAAAAGGCATGGACGGAAAGCGTCCACGCCCGGCATTTCACGCACAAATTATGCGGTCTGCATCTGCCGCAGCAGATCCTCCGCCTCGCTCTTCCATGCGGCAAGCGCGTTCATCTCCATCTTCACCGCCTCAAGCTGCGCTGCTCCTTCGTTGATAAATTGATTGATTTCCGAAAGCGGCACCCCGTATTTCCGGTAGAATCCATCTCCGCCATTTATGATTGTGCCCCGCTCCTCATCGATTGCCTTTTCAACAAACTCTTTGAGTTCCTTCTGCATCGCCTTGAAGGCCTCCCGCTTTTGCCGTGCAGAATACAACTCATAGACCATCATCCCTGCCCGGGCGAATGCGGTCAGCGCGGGCGCGAATTTGGCGATATCGGCAATCCTCGTTTCAACAGCAGTGTCGATCTTGAAGTCAACACCAAGCCCGCCCAGCAGTTCCCCACCATCAAGAAGCATCTTCTTCACCCGCTCCACGAGCTGTGTGTCGGAAACGCAAGGGATCCATTCGCGCAGGGGATTTACGTAAGCAGTATAGAGCCCCGTCTGCGTGCCGTACTCCTTTTCGATACGATCAAACATGGGAGACACCTTTGCCCCGATCCCTGAAAAGTGCTTCTTCAAGATGCCCTGCAGCGTACGCGTAAAGGCATGTCCGATCGCCCCATTCATCTGCCCGAACTCGATGTCGATGAATTTCACGATATTCTCTTGTGTCAGCCCGTTGATCTTGCTGATGAGCGCACAGCGGAGATCTGCCAGTTCCTCATCACAGTCCCGCGCAGCCTGCTCCGCACATTTCTCAATCCGTTCCTTTTCACTCTTCTGGCGGCGAATGCTCTCTTCCAGCTGCGGGACGGCATTGCGCGCAAAGTCGTTGCAGCGGCGCTGTACCTTCTCCACATTCTCCCGCAATACGGTGTACGCCGTTTCCAGCGCAGCGGCATCGAGCAGACGCTCGGCAGAATGCGCCGCAAGAAATTCCGAGACAGCCGTCCTCAGGTCATCCATATGGGAGCGTTTCGCATACACATCCCTATGCTCCTTCCAGACCGCCATGCCCTTGCGTCCGGGATCCGCCGCCACACAGACAATGCGCGCCCGACCGACCTCCTCCATCGACAGACCGATCAGCTCCTGCAGCCTCATGCGCACGGTGTTCTTCTTGATCTCTGCCATCTCTGCATAGGCTTCCACATTGGTGACATCAACGACCTCGTCCATCCGATTGATGACGAAGATCGTGCGGTCTGCCTTGCCAAGCGTTCGCAGCAAATGCCACAAGAGTTCCTTATGACTGTTCTTGAGGGGGTTCTCGCTCTCAACGACATAGAGGATCACATGTGCCTCTTTGAGGTAGCCGTGCGTGATCTCCTCGAAGCGCCGAAAGCCGCCCTCCATTTCTTTGCCCTTCTCCCCGAAGAGTCCGGGTGTATCAACCATGCGGCAGGGCATCTTCGCTGCATGCGGCTCATAGACATGAATCCCGTCTGTCGCCTCATCAATCGCAATCTCCATTCCATCGAGCGTCTCATCCGCCAGCCCCGCGATGACGCTCGTCTTGCCGTCGGAGAATGCACCCACCAATGCGATTGAGACTGTTTCATCCGCAAGCTCTGCCAGCTTTTTCTCGATCTGTTCACAATCCTCCACGCACGCCCCGCCGCATGCGGAAAGTTCCTTCAATTTGCGCAAGACCGCCTCATAGCGGTGTTTTGCCGTCATGCTCATGAGAATCTCCTCCTAACTGTCATCCCGGCACACATTACCTCCAGCAGAAAAACGCAGACAAGTCCTCGATCTCGTCAATCATCTGCTGATACGCCCGATCCTGTCGTTCCACCATGTTCGTGAATACATCATAATAGGATTTGTTTACCTGCCCCACAAGATCAAGCTCGTCCAACACGCGATAGAGGTCGTCCGCAAGGGCAGTCTCCTGCCGCTCAAAGAACTTGCATGCTGCGGCTTTTGCTTTGGACGTTTGTGACTCCGCCCCCAAGATGTGCTTGAGCACTTCAAAGCCAACGTTCATTGCAATGAAGGGTCCGAGTCCCATGCCACCTTTGACCAACCCTGCCAGGAGATTTGCTCCACCTTTTTTTGCCACAGCGAACAGTATCTCTCGCATTGCTGCTCCACCCACTGCCGCACCGAGCCCATTCATCACAAACGTTCCGAGTCCATGCCCCTGCGCCTGAAATCCGCTCCCCGTAAAGTGAAGCCCCAAGGTTTGCAGACGGGTCTGCTCCATCGCCTCCTTGCGCTCGAAATCTGCCCACACAGCCTCATATTCCTCCATCAGGCGGGAGAGCGCCTCATTGATTTTTTGCTGAACCGCCTCGGCGACAAAGCCCCGCATTTCCTCCGCATGTTCTTTCATGAACTGTCGGACACGACGCTCGTCAATCGTTCCATCCCAATGCTTTTCAATACAGTCATACATGAGATCCTGATACTTCGTACGGAACTTTGAAGCCACTGTCCTCGGTATTGCTGTGATGCGCTGCTCAAACTGGAATGTTGCCGCATTTACATTGATCTGTGCCCCGTAATATTCACACTGTTCCCTCTGCATCTGCTCTGCAAGGGACTGCAATATGGAGAGTGCTCCCGCAGAGCCAAAAAGTCCGTCGATCAGCCGCCGAATCCGTTGTGTCTGCTGTTCTGCCTGCAGTTCCTGAATACGCGCCGCCCGATCCTGAAGCAGGTCGACGATCATATCCAGACGAGCGGATGCCCGCATCGCGTCAGTGTCTCCCGCAAATTCACGGGCATAGCTTTCCTGCTCCTGCCTCAGTGTGCTTCGCTCGGGCATAATCACCGATAAGCCAAACAGCGGATCGTACGCAGCTCCCATAAACGCAAGGTGGGCATTCATCACATAGATATCTTCAAAACTTTCCCCAAGCCGGTCTGCGAGGATCTTTCGCGCCTGTTCCTCCATCGCACATTGAATGTGCTTCATTTCTGCATACAGTTCGTCTATATATGATCCATCGATCTCTGGGATGCGCTCTGCCTTGGCAGGACAGTGCACATTGTAGACCGCATAGACCCGCGCATCCTGCCGCAGATATTGAGCAACCTTCGCTATCGTACCGCGCTCGGGCTTCTTCCCATTGCCCACGAGGTAGAGGATGACATTTGCCGTACGCAGCGCATCTTCCAGCTTTGTTGAGAACTCCGGATTCTGTTCCTCAAGTACGCCCTCGATCCCGGGAAGGTCTATCAGACGCAGGATACCTGAGCCGAGCCGCACATCATAGGCGATTGGTTCCTTTGTGCAATCCCCGGCTCCGCTTCCGATTGACGAGCCCCACTGCTCCGTGTATTTCTGTGCATTGTCAGCCCAATGCAGACGCAGTGCCTCGATCAGGGTCGACTTCCCGGCGGTCGTCTCACCAAAGAAGGCGACATTGCATACGCACCATTCGTTCCGGTCGGGAACTGCCCAACGCGCCGCACGAAAGTCCTGCTGCATCCGCGCAATCTGCGCACGAATCTCCTGTTTGTGCACGTTGCTCATCTCTGTGTCAATGATGGTGTCGAGTTTCATGGACAGTGCTGTCAACCGATCCTCAATGCGTTCATAGGTCTGCAATATGCTTTGGCGTGGATCATTCATCGTCATCACCCTCAATTTTTCGCTCCACAAAGCACTTCCAGCCCCATCTCGTACAGTACGTCGTTCACAGTGTCGATGTTGCAGCCATCCTTGATGCAGACCTCCATGATGATGTCGAACCGGCGTGCGTGCGAAATCGTGTAGCCCGCGCTCGCGAGGAGGTCGCGCGCCGTGTCGATGTTGAGCCGCAGGGCGAAGATGAAGGCGTAGACGAGGCGGTATCCCGGCTGGTAGTGCTTGTCCTTGCGGATCTTGGAGAACAGCTTGCGGTCAACACCTGCGCGCTTGTACGCCTCCACGTCGGTCATGCCGCTCTCGTCGATGAGGCGCAGGAGGCGCTCGGAGAAGGTCTCGTCCACCTTGTTGAGCTTGCTTTTGAGGCGTGAAAAGAGGCTGCCCAGATGCTCGCCCATGCCGGGAGGCAAAATCCCAAATACCGCTACGCCTGCCCCAAGTGCCGCCTCCTTCGGCGGACGCCCGTGGTGCAGATCGCGGCGCCTCTGTTCCCCCTCGAAAAGAGGCGGGGTGCGGCGCAGTATTTCATGTGGCTCATCCGCGAGATGATCGGCGGCATCCTGCAGATGCTCCGCAATGTAGCGGCGAATCTTTGCGATCAGGGCGGCAGGTGGTTTTTGATACGGCGGACGCATGGGCATTCCCCCTTCATTTTCTTTTCACAAAATTTTAACATATGCGAATCATCGCCGCAAGAGATTTGTTTTCATTTGTTGCATCGGATATACAAAGGGGAGCCTCGCCGTGAAGCCCCCCTCCTGTTTATCCATCCTGCCTCAGCTGCGCCCGCTCCTCTTCTTCGCGAGATGCTTGCTGATCTTTGCCTGCCACCCGGGGAGAATCATGCCCGTTCCGACAAATGTGCTCGTCAGGTGCGCAAGCGTGCTGAAGTTCTCGCGGATGCCCGCCTCATCACAGGCGAACTCGACGGCGTTGTCGGCGCGGATGCCGAGCCCGCCCGCGACCTGCACGGCGTCGATGTTCGCGCCGAGGAAGATGAACTCCCACCCCTCCGCTTCCTGCCGCTTCACCATCGCTCGCACCTGATCCGCCGTATACCGCGTGCTCGCGTTCTCCATGCCGTCCGTCGTGATGATGAACATCGTGCGCGCGGGGCGATCCTCGGGGCGTGCGTACTTGTGGACGTTGCGGATGTGGTGAATCGCGCCGCCCATCGCATCGAGCAGCGCCGTGCTGCCGCGCGTGTAGTACTCCTTGTCCGTGAGCACGGGCACGTCCGCAATCCGCACGCGGTCGTGGATGACCTCGTTCTCGTGGTCGAAGAGTACCGTCGAGACGAGCACGTCCACCCCCTCGCCCCTGTGCTGCCCGATCATGCCGTTGAACCCGCCGATCGTATCGCTCTCCATCCCCGACATCGACCCGCTGCGATCCAGAATGAACACCAGATCCGTCTGCCCCTGTACTTTTTCTTCTGCCATGATGATCTCCTCCTCTATACATCTGTGAGCTCTTCTATGGTTCAGAGTATAGCAGGAGGGGCGAGCGGCGTGGTCGCATGACAGGCGACATTTGCGGCACGAAAAAGGCGCAGACAATCTTGTCCGCGCCCTGTAGAGAAAGTGTTAGGGAATCGCTGATAAAATAGACCCTCAGATTGGCGCAGATTTTTTCGTCCGAACTAGGAGGCAAACCGGACGCATAGCAGAGGCTATGTGGAGGATTTGCAGGCGTTGTGCGGGCAAAAAAGATGCGTTAAGATGGCGGTGCTGAATTTATCAGTGCTTCCTTAGCCACGCCAGTTCAGCGCCCTGCGCTCCATATCTGCAATCCCGACCAGAAATTCGATGTTTTTCCGCCGCCAATCATCGCATTCATCATAAAAATACGCGGTCTTGCGTTTCTTGAAAATACGGAACGGCTGCGCCTCCGAGTTGTCGTAGGGTAAGCGACAATCTCAGGTTTCTTCGCGCTCACCATAACGCCCCTTCCACGCACGCTCTGCCACAGGGATGCGTGTGCCGTCACTCCGCAGTTCATAGATTTTCTGCGTCTTGCGGTCGTAGACGATGCTCGGGACGCCCATCGCCTTGTTTTTTTCGAGCGCGATCTGCACGGCTGCACGGGCGCGCTGTACGACCATATCGTCGGTAATTGCCGTCTGTTCCATCCTGCTCGCTCCTCTCGATGTTTTTTTCACTATATCACATTTTGGATAAAAGTGCATGAAAACGGGGCTGTCATATGCGATTTTTTCCTCTATAATGAACATATACTAAATGACAGGAGGCTCATTATGATCTACACCGCACAGTACGACTCACCGCTCGGCACGATGCTCCTTGCGAGCGACGGGACTGCGCTCACCGCGCTTGACTTTGACGATACAAGCGACTGCATCCGAGGGATGCAAAAAGATCTCCCCGTGTTCGAGGAGACCTTTCGATGGCTCGATCTGTATTTCAGCGGCAAAGTACCGGACTGCATGCCGCAGCTTGCGCCCAAGGGCACAGCATTTCAGCACGCGGTCTGGGATATCCTGCGCACGATTCCGTACGGAAAGACGACGACCTACGGCAGGATCGCCGCACAGCTTGCAGAGACACGCGGCGGCCGTATGTCCGCACAGGCGGTCGGCGGCGCGGTCGGACGCAACCCCATCTCCATCCTCATCCCCTGCCACCGCGTCATCGGCGCGGATGGCAGTCTGACGGGCTATGCGGGCGGTATGGAGCGCAAGGACTTCCTGCTACGGCTGGAGGGAAGCTATTCATAATGCCCCTTGCAGGAAAGAATCTCCATGCCGTTCGGCGTAATACGATAGATTAGGCGGTTCTTCTCATCAATCCGTCTGCTCCAAAATCCGCCGAGCTCGCCCTTGAGCGGTTCCGGTTTTCCAACGCCGTCAAACGGATGCCGCTCCACATCCTTGAGCAGGAGATTGATCCGTTTCATCGTCTTCTTGTCCTCTGACTGCCAGCCGATATAGTCCTCCCACGCCTCATCCGACCATGTCTTATTCACTGTCTGCGACCTCAATCAAATCATGCTGCACGCCCCTGCCGGCATTGAGCTGGGCAATTCCCCGACGCAGATGTGCCATATTGCTTTCCGAGTAGAGCGGATCCGGTTCCGCAGAGAGTTCAAATGGGATTTTGCGATCTCGTGCGACGCGCTTTGCAAAAATCAGAAATGCGGTGGAAATGGGTAGCCCGATCTCGTCACAAACCTCATGCAGACGCATCGACAAATCATCATCCATACACACCATAACATTCTGCGCC
This window encodes:
- a CDS encoding dynamin family protein; translation: MRKEEYLAQHGARKEKLLALLDDAQKFMVVQEKPEDAAALQKLGQNIEEGLFSIVLIGAFSAGKSTFLNALMHKRILPSYTRETTAAVNFLRHASKAPHGEPGIVYYRDGSTEVLPDLSVDTLTQYVTVGTGTERNHVPETTERVDLFLESRFLEDGVMLIDSPGLNGITENLESITRQQIKESHASIFMFSAGQPGSKTDFEILRDLRAQCGRIFIVLNKIDDIKSGEKETVEGVVAHLKESYAEQFAGAPLPEIYPISSYQALLARDPEGLGQAGTDAAERARLEEGSRLPAFEDRLFRYLVEGEKAQEAFSAPVHTLRAMLGSMCSELDARIEILCAERSPDELIAQQGAIEDKIGELRQEREALWQPLRTRFQSVMRDIYDRMSGYSAGFVERVVSEAELIEDVEDLREYAAGLEDRITGEHRRRLQRMDDELREELAMVADEISGQALEGLSEAVSSIPGAALGLSARTFQMTEMEVGSRLEADEKAFAEKRREMQALEDEMQRKEMDKIAARRMERRRDEIKQEQRELAQRYMNIEDSFTIPAVDRYEVPVIGVRDRRGFFGKIGNFLFGGREYQTVEVKTDSSARDEALRLRDGRLDGIAAERAQLQKEMREYQEPAVGSEELDYEIKAAHQRMQRLQKEYKDALQKHTERIEKEAARAMKGMRREIRCYAEERGEEFERAARSGLQAVKQKSYEAVRGMVTVRIEDEIRRCEERLARLIADSEASDAERDQKLQLAQEARAEADALIARSEAFAREIADKMQDVIEEV
- a CDS encoding dynamin family protein gives rise to the protein MDACTPIQTKILSLLEDLEKEESLQSVEGFAAELELLKERMQDDVFRIAVVGEFSSGKSTFINALLGRDVLSHASKETTAVLTQVVNVASDDPRVGTGLVRHKDGTEQEIRTDELREYTTTVSERHAVAQEIASVDIYTPLLHAERPLMLIDTPGLNGVASGHLDQTIRVVQEAHACIYLLQHRGLTKEDLAFLRGYLVPCQQNFIFVQNFIDAFRPHEGESVEQRLPMLERTLREEVFAGSESHTFCVCGVSALKELAGQDRSITYLYEDSTDELDDGARAQLREESNFASFRALMEENFNERRLAEIQYRGTANAILGWARSLLERIARRAEEARSVFELSREHRAIERLTQLQEKLKEMRAKNCEAIDGLIARKVNESVKELGTLLERCGQRAEQEVRACVDACRTPDDIQRRKEEVPVSVARILNATQQEIRGTLQDSMQLLHEMIVERIEEYSGIGRLAGEVRTVAAGDLPALAQMRADHGTDVEARTARIAEKRAQEEQVARQLAQTNRAASEAERDVRHWADAASEAYRTQRSIQDEMRRMGSRPAVRVWQEEHVVKRTSLLGRFLDFFSTKTEVRTMRDDSAQRDWDARYKALQAKQNTYAARRDDLLARKAKSERKLRSYQGDAEADAARIRRLEQSIREDEALLEAERRKRETQQKHAMQAYLAECRRHICNWVHTHLYGADGTDGAEGELGRLEEAWRKQLRAVQEEMQDRAHRLYDEAEAQKLAQLEQAKQDKAPALQRELEALTRADALLQQGIRKMEGDLT
- a CDS encoding LeoA/HP0731 family dynamin-like GTPase, whose protein sequence is MSMTAKHRYEAVLRKLKELSACGGACVEDCEQIEKKLAELADETVSIALVGAFSDGKTSVIAGLADETLDGMEIAIDEATDGIHVYEPHAAKMPCRMVDTPGLFGEKGKEMEGGFRRFEEITHGYLKEAHVILYVVESENPLKNSHKELLWHLLRTLGKADRTIFVINRMDEVVDVTNVEAYAEMAEIKKNTVRMRLQELIGLSMEEVGRARIVCVAADPGRKGMAVWKEHRDVYAKRSHMDDLRTAVSEFLAAHSAERLLDAAALETAYTVLRENVEKVQRRCNDFARNAVPQLEESIRRQKSEKERIEKCAEQAARDCDEELADLRCALISKINGLTQENIVKFIDIEFGQMNGAIGHAFTRTLQGILKKHFSGIGAKVSPMFDRIEKEYGTQTGLYTAYVNPLREWIPCVSDTQLVERVKKMLLDGGELLGGLGVDFKIDTAVETRIADIAKFAPALTAFARAGMMVYELYSARQKREAFKAMQKELKEFVEKAIDEERGTIINGGDGFYRKYGVPLSEINQFINEGAAQLEAVKMEMNALAAWKSEAEDLLRQMQTA
- a CDS encoding GTPase — translated: MNDPRQSILQTYERIEDRLTALSMKLDTIIDTEMSNVHKQEIRAQIARMQQDFRAARWAVPDRNEWCVCNVAFFGETTAGKSTLIEALRLHWADNAQKYTEQWGSSIGSGAGDCTKEPIAYDVRLGSGILRLIDLPGIEGVLEEQNPEFSTKLEDALRTANVILYLVGNGKKPERGTIAKVAQYLRQDARVYAVYNVHCPAKAERIPEIDGSYIDELYAEMKHIQCAMEEQARKILADRLGESFEDIYVMNAHLAFMGAAYDPLFGLSVIMPERSTLRQEQESYAREFAGDTDAMRASARLDMIVDLLQDRAARIQELQAEQQTQRIRRLIDGLFGSAGALSILQSLAEQMQREQCEYYGAQINVNAATFQFEQRITAIPRTVASKFRTKYQDLMYDCIEKHWDGTIDERRVRQFMKEHAEEMRGFVAEAVQQKINEALSRLMEEYEAVWADFERKEAMEQTRLQTLGLHFTGSGFQAQGHGLGTFVMNGLGAAVGGAAMREILFAVAKKGGANLLAGLVKGGMGLGPFIAMNVGFEVLKHILGAESQTSKAKAAACKFFERQETALADDLYRVLDELDLVGQVNKSYYDVFTNMVERQDRAYQQMIDEIEDLSAFFCWR